The stretch of DNA GTCAATGGTCCCATATGCCAAGCTGGTAAGACTTCTTCGTCAAAGATGAAAGCCGACACGGGATAGCCAAAGTTCCATACCGGCCGATCGGGATTACTTCCGGTATATCTGAATTGCGGCGGTCCCCAAGTGGGCCAAACGGTCGCGATCACTAACAGCAAGAGATGCAATCCATGAAAGAAAAACTGCCGCTTGGTCAATGCAGTGATTTGGGGTTGTGTTGGCATACTTTCTTTCCTGGCGATCCTTGGCGCTCTTGGCGTCTTGGCGGTTCCCTACCCTCCGAACCCGCTGTAGCGTTTCAGGCCGCGGTGTAGCGCCACGCGCGCAGCGACGTAGAAGAACACGACCCAGACGGCGAGCAGCGCCAGGTTTTGCCATAGCTCGGGGCCGTGGATCTTGCCGAGGTAGACCGCCGCGGGGAAGTAGGCCAGGAACTTCAGCGGTTGGAACCAGAGCAGCGACGCGACCCAGCCCGGAACCGAGTCGGTGAGGAAGTCGAGCGGGAACATGTGGCCGGAGAAGAAGAAGTTCGCCAGCATGTAGACGAACAGCAGCGAGCTGACTTCGAGGAACCAGAAGCCGATCATGCCGAGCGTCGCTTCGAGGTAGAACCCCAGCGCGAAGCTCATCACCAGCGACAACAGGAACGCGGCCCACGTCGTCGCGTCGGGCCACTTCTCCGGGAAGTAGTCGCCGCACAGCCAGAAGACCA from Botrimarina mediterranea encodes:
- a CDS encoding ABC transporter permease → MPLATAQPTGLSAAWIIFRTCVEERLVYRGDFALGTLMRFLPIITQIFLWTAVYKAAGSSIGGFTRNDVIAYYLLTMLGRAFSSMPGLASGIAMQIRTGEIKKFLIQPIDLLEYLLLARLAHKIVYYAVAAAPFALVFWLCGDYFPEKWPDATTWAAFLLSLVMSFALGFYLEATLGMIGFWFLEVSSLLFVYMLANFFFSGHMFPLDFLTDSVPGWVASLLWFQPLKFLAYFPAAVYLGKIHGPELWQNLALLAVWVVFFYVAARVALHRGLKRYSGFGG